In Vibrio lentus, a single genomic region encodes these proteins:
- a CDS encoding peptide ABC transporter ATP-binding protein: MSALLEVSELSKDFTTRSGLFRKKIHQAVKPVSFSLEAGQTIGFIGQNGSGKSTLARMLAGMVEPTSGEIRVNGERLEHKDYSTRCKLIRMIFQDPNTSLNPRIQIGRILEGPLKRNTGMPPEARMKRVKETLLRVGLLPEHAYFYPQMLAAGQKQRVCLARALILQPSIIVADEALNGLDMAMRSQIINLFLELQEEMGVSFVYVSQHIGIVKHITDKIIVMHEGNVVESGETHEVLTNPTHQITQRLVESHFFKAPNH; the protein is encoded by the coding sequence ATGAGTGCATTATTAGAAGTCAGCGAGTTATCAAAAGACTTTACGACACGCTCTGGTCTTTTCCGTAAGAAGATCCATCAGGCAGTGAAACCTGTGAGCTTTAGTCTGGAGGCCGGTCAAACTATTGGTTTTATTGGTCAAAATGGCTCTGGAAAATCGACATTGGCTCGAATGCTTGCAGGTATGGTTGAACCAACATCAGGCGAGATTCGTGTTAACGGTGAAAGGCTAGAGCACAAAGACTATTCAACGCGCTGTAAGCTGATTCGTATGATCTTCCAAGATCCCAACACATCGCTGAATCCGCGCATACAGATCGGTCGAATCCTCGAAGGCCCTTTAAAGCGAAACACGGGCATGCCTCCAGAAGCCCGTATGAAGCGTGTGAAGGAAACTTTGTTGCGTGTTGGACTCTTACCAGAGCACGCTTACTTTTACCCGCAAATGCTGGCTGCAGGTCAAAAACAAAGAGTATGTTTGGCGCGCGCTTTAATCCTTCAACCATCGATCATTGTTGCGGACGAAGCGTTGAACGGTTTAGACATGGCGATGCGTTCTCAGATCATCAACCTGTTCTTAGAACTGCAAGAAGAGATGGGCGTATCATTTGTTTATGTGTCTCAGCATATCGGTATCGTTAAACACATCACAGATAAGATCATTGTCATGCACGAAGGAAACGTCGTTGAGTCTGGGGAAACACATGAAGTGCTCACCAACCCAACCCACCAGATCACTCAAAGACTGGTAGAAAGCCATTTCTTCAAAGCACCGAACCACTAG
- a CDS encoding peptide ABC transporter ATP-binding protein yields MPLLDIRHLTIEIETPQGMVKAVDRMSLTLNEGEIRGLVGESGSGKSLVAKAIVGVCKENWKVSADRMRLGNIDLLQLTPKERRRVIARDIAMIFQEPSSCLDPSEKVGHQLIESIPSYSFEGRWWQRFKWRKKQAVALLHKVGIKDHSRLMDSYSYELTDGECQKVMIAMAIAAKPKILIADEPTNDLDPITQSQILRLLSRMNQLHNTTILLIGHDLTTITQWATRITVMYCGQSVESADTAKLLDVPKHPYTVALLKAMPDFNDWIPHKEKLQSLPGSIPPLQHLPIGCRLGPRCPYAQRQCVEIPHTKRIKSHKFNCHFPLNMEKKKKS; encoded by the coding sequence ATGCCGTTACTTGATATTCGACACCTAACCATCGAAATTGAAACCCCACAAGGGATGGTTAAAGCCGTTGACCGAATGAGTCTGACCCTGAATGAAGGGGAAATCCGTGGTCTGGTGGGAGAATCAGGCTCGGGTAAAAGCTTGGTTGCGAAAGCGATCGTCGGAGTTTGTAAAGAAAACTGGAAAGTGTCTGCTGACCGAATGCGCCTTGGCAATATCGATTTGCTTCAGTTGACACCCAAAGAACGACGTCGTGTGATTGCTCGCGATATCGCGATGATCTTCCAAGAACCATCCTCCTGTCTTGATCCCTCTGAAAAAGTGGGTCATCAACTTATTGAATCGATTCCTTCATATTCCTTCGAAGGTCGATGGTGGCAACGATTCAAATGGCGTAAGAAGCAGGCCGTTGCTCTACTCCATAAAGTCGGCATTAAAGATCACTCTCGCCTGATGGACAGCTATTCGTATGAGTTGACTGACGGTGAATGTCAAAAAGTCATGATTGCGATGGCGATTGCAGCCAAGCCAAAGATCTTGATTGCCGATGAGCCGACAAACGATCTCGATCCAATTACACAATCACAGATTTTGCGCCTGCTGAGTCGGATGAATCAACTTCACAACACGACGATTCTCCTCATTGGTCACGATTTAACGACCATTACTCAATGGGCAACACGAATCACCGTGATGTATTGTGGCCAGTCAGTAGAATCAGCGGATACAGCCAAACTGTTGGATGTGCCAAAGCACCCCTATACCGTCGCGCTGCTCAAAGCGATGCCCGACTTCAACGATTGGATTCCACACAAAGAAAAATTGCAGTCGCTACCAGGGTCAATCCCTCCATTGCAGCATCTACCGATTGGTTGCCGATTAGGGCCACGCTGTCCTTACGCACAAAGACAGTGTGTCGAGATCCCTCATACCAAACGTATTAAAAGCCACAAATTTAATTGTCACTTCCCTCTCAATATGGAGAAGAAAAAGAAATCATGA
- a CDS encoding manganese-dependent inorganic pyrophosphatase, whose protein sequence is MILVVGHKNPDSDSICSALVATELLKARGEEATPIRQGEINRETQHILEVAGAEKPELRTSVAGEKIWLVDYSDLAQAPDDVAEAEIVGIVDHHRLGDVMTVNPMEAWIWPVGCTNTVLFNMFKIEGHAISQQIAKLMMSAILSDTVGFASPTCTQKDKDAVAELAEIAGVTDVDAFIKALLIAKTNIEGLSAAQLVEKDLKGYPFNGRDVVVGQVELATLEQVDGMIEALEADLEARCEKDGLAFAAVMLTDITTAQTRLLYKGEWADKLVKFEKDGVLMMENTLSRKKQGWPWLQGELV, encoded by the coding sequence ATGATTTTAGTTGTTGGTCACAAAAACCCTGATAGTGACAGTATTTGTAGTGCGTTAGTTGCAACGGAGCTTCTTAAAGCTCGTGGCGAGGAAGCGACACCAATTCGCCAAGGCGAGATCAACCGCGAAACTCAACACATTCTAGAAGTCGCTGGTGCTGAAAAGCCAGAGCTTCGTACTTCTGTTGCTGGTGAGAAAATCTGGCTAGTAGACTACTCAGATCTAGCACAAGCACCAGACGATGTTGCTGAAGCAGAGATCGTAGGCATTGTCGATCACCACCGTCTAGGTGACGTGATGACAGTTAACCCTATGGAAGCTTGGATCTGGCCTGTTGGTTGTACAAACACTGTACTTTTCAACATGTTCAAGATTGAAGGTCACGCTATCTCTCAACAGATCGCTAAACTGATGATGTCTGCAATTCTTTCAGACACGGTTGGTTTTGCTTCTCCAACATGTACTCAAAAAGACAAAGACGCTGTTGCTGAGCTTGCTGAAATCGCTGGCGTAACAGACGTTGATGCTTTCATCAAAGCACTTCTAATTGCTAAAACAAACATCGAAGGCTTATCTGCTGCACAGCTAGTAGAAAAAGACCTTAAAGGCTACCCATTCAACGGTCGCGATGTTGTTGTTGGTCAAGTTGAGCTTGCTACTCTTGAGCAAGTAGACGGCATGATCGAAGCGCTAGAAGCTGATCTTGAAGCGCGTTGTGAGAAAGATGGTCTAGCGTTTGCTGCAGTAATGCTGACAGATATCACTACAGCTCAAACTCGTCTTCTATACAAAGGTGAGTGGGCTGATAAGTTGGTTAAATTCGAGAAAGACGGTGTATTGATGATGGAAAATACACTGAGCCGTAAGAAGCAAGGTTGGCCTTGGCTTCAAGGCGAGCTTGTTTAA
- a CDS encoding ABC transporter permease subunit — MLTNNVYQEEQIPTQFERFWRSFRANNLAMFGLWCLGLIILVTITSPWLAPHDSQEQTGHLLTPPSWDPAGTVEYFLGTDDLGRDILSRLIIGSQLTFGAAVIITFIAAVIGCLIGVLAGMTRGLLSSTLNHLLDTVMSIPSLLLAIIFVAFLGFGEFNILLALCLALIPRFIRSVYIAVHAEVEKDYILASRLDGANDFYLLWNSIVPNILTVVALEITLALSVAILDITALGFLGLGAQAPSTEWGSILGDSVELIYLAPWTVTLPGLAIMFTVIVVNLVGEGVRQALNAGIE; from the coding sequence ATGCTAACAAATAACGTCTACCAGGAAGAACAAATTCCAACCCAGTTTGAACGTTTCTGGCGAAGCTTTCGTGCCAACAATCTAGCGATGTTTGGGTTATGGTGTTTGGGGCTGATCATTTTAGTGACGATAACTTCACCTTGGTTGGCACCACATGATTCTCAAGAACAAACGGGACATTTGTTAACACCGCCCTCTTGGGATCCAGCTGGCACTGTAGAGTATTTCCTTGGCACCGATGACTTGGGTCGAGACATTCTTTCTCGTCTGATTATTGGTTCACAGCTAACCTTTGGCGCAGCAGTTATCATTACCTTCATTGCAGCGGTTATCGGATGCCTGATTGGCGTTCTCGCAGGCATGACTCGTGGGTTGCTATCAAGCACGCTAAACCACTTGCTTGATACCGTTATGTCGATTCCTTCCTTACTGCTCGCGATCATCTTTGTGGCTTTTCTCGGCTTTGGTGAGTTTAATATCTTACTGGCGCTGTGTTTGGCTCTAATACCACGCTTTATCCGGTCGGTGTACATTGCCGTGCATGCCGAGGTAGAGAAAGACTATATTCTGGCTTCGCGTCTTGATGGTGCGAACGACTTCTATTTGTTATGGAACTCAATTGTTCCTAATATTCTGACCGTTGTTGCGCTTGAGATTACACTGGCGCTGTCTGTCGCTATTCTCGACATCACCGCTTTGGGCTTCTTAGGCTTAGGCGCGCAAGCACCGAGCACTGAGTGGGGCTCTATCTTGGGTGACTCAGTTGAACTAATTTACCTAGCACCATGGACAGTAACCCTACCCGGCTTAGCTATTATGTTTACCGTTATCGTTGTTAACCTCGTGGGTGAAGGTGTTCGCCAAGCGCTAAATGCAGGAATCGAATAA
- a CDS encoding putative manganese transporter encodes MDRLISFLPSSSAAKTTQFSLSFKRLLLPISLAALVAAPATRELTVTTLSDAFWAVSCYVALTLAIYHWLSLYINKDNVFNKLVHQSRSNQVVFAALMGALPGCGGAIVVTTQFISGKLGFGAVVAVLVSTMGDAAFLLIASEPKTGLAMMAMGVIVGTASGRIINLFHADDFLRPKQSEKNEAARSCSSQSQEEDKEAVSKKAINLQGYLWSVLIIPGAAVALLGSFQVDVNELLALPEMSMEWTGTILLISSMFLWGLTREIEDYKSAVSEDEKCVGSHPLQKTAQDTNFVTAWVVVAFLFFEFGSVIANVDFATLFSSWGIMLPLAGVLMGLLPGCGPQLLVTSLYLSGALPLSAQVGNAISNDGDALFPAIAMAPKAALVATLYSSVPALICAYGYWFMFEL; translated from the coding sequence ATGGATCGACTAATCTCTTTTTTGCCAAGCAGTAGCGCTGCGAAAACAACTCAGTTTTCACTGTCTTTTAAGCGCCTGCTATTGCCGATTTCACTTGCAGCATTGGTTGCGGCCCCAGCTACACGAGAGCTGACGGTAACGACCTTGTCAGACGCATTCTGGGCGGTATCTTGTTATGTCGCTTTAACGTTAGCCATTTACCACTGGTTAAGCTTGTACATCAATAAAGACAACGTCTTCAACAAGCTCGTACATCAGTCTCGGTCTAACCAAGTGGTGTTTGCTGCGCTAATGGGGGCATTGCCTGGTTGTGGTGGTGCGATAGTCGTTACCACGCAATTTATTTCCGGGAAGTTGGGATTTGGAGCCGTCGTTGCTGTACTGGTTTCCACCATGGGTGACGCTGCCTTCTTGTTGATTGCGAGCGAACCTAAAACAGGCTTAGCCATGATGGCAATGGGCGTCATTGTCGGTACAGCGTCAGGTCGCATCATCAACCTATTTCACGCTGATGACTTCTTACGTCCGAAACAGTCAGAAAAAAATGAAGCAGCGCGTAGCTGTTCATCACAATCTCAAGAGGAAGACAAAGAAGCCGTTTCTAAAAAGGCGATTAACCTACAGGGCTACTTATGGTCTGTACTTATTATTCCCGGTGCTGCGGTAGCCCTACTTGGCTCTTTTCAAGTCGACGTAAACGAGTTGCTTGCGTTACCTGAAATGTCGATGGAATGGACAGGCACTATCTTGCTGATTAGCTCGATGTTTCTATGGGGTCTGACTCGTGAAATTGAAGATTATAAATCGGCCGTCAGTGAAGATGAGAAGTGTGTTGGCTCACACCCGCTACAAAAAACCGCTCAAGATACTAACTTCGTGACAGCTTGGGTTGTAGTAGCCTTTCTTTTCTTTGAATTTGGCTCTGTGATAGCAAATGTGGATTTTGCGACGCTATTCTCAAGTTGGGGCATCATGCTCCCCCTGGCTGGCGTGTTGATGGGGCTATTACCTGGCTGTGGTCCTCAGCTACTGGTGACGAGTCTTTATCTTTCAGGTGCCCTGCCACTCTCGGCTCAAGTCGGTAACGCTATTTCGAATGATGGTGATGCGCTATTCCCAGCGATTGCAATGGCACCGAAAGCGGCGCTTGTCGCGACCTTGTATTCCAGTGTGCCCGCTTTGATTTGTGCATACGGTTATTGGTTTATGTTCGAACTGTAG
- a CDS encoding glycosyltransferase family 2 protein produces the protein MSKLISIICPVFNEENSLIPFTSEISKIFENLDYDFEIIFIDDGSIDSTLMKVKLIKEEHNNIYFISFTRNFGKDAALTAGLNYAKGDAVIPMDVDLQDPPNLIPKMIELWKSGKDIVLAKRGSRSKDSWLKRNSATFYYYLMDKMGDQHLHSNVGDFRLMSQRVVAAINTLEERSRYMQGLLSWVGYDVAIIEFDRVERHSGNTKFNYTKLICHALDGLTSFSIVPLRFWGFLGFIFSSIAFIYGGYITLYTLITGGDTDGFASIFVAIVFFGGVQLISIGVLGEYIGRIYMEAKSRPIYLIKEKAIKKK, from the coding sequence ATGAGTAAACTTATAAGTATAATATGCCCCGTATTTAACGAGGAAAATAGCCTAATTCCTTTTACATCAGAAATATCAAAAATTTTTGAAAACTTGGATTATGACTTCGAGATAATATTCATCGATGATGGGTCTATTGATTCGACTTTAATGAAAGTAAAACTGATTAAGGAAGAACATAATAATATTTATTTTATATCCTTCACTAGAAATTTTGGTAAAGACGCAGCACTGACAGCAGGGCTCAATTACGCTAAGGGGGACGCTGTAATACCAATGGATGTTGACCTACAAGATCCCCCTAATCTAATTCCAAAAATGATCGAACTATGGAAATCAGGGAAAGACATAGTACTTGCTAAGCGAGGCAGTCGCTCAAAAGACTCTTGGCTTAAAAGAAACTCAGCAACCTTCTATTATTACCTAATGGACAAGATGGGAGACCAGCATCTTCATTCAAATGTTGGAGATTTCCGATTAATGAGTCAACGTGTTGTCGCCGCTATCAACACCTTAGAAGAACGCTCCAGATATATGCAAGGGTTATTATCATGGGTAGGTTACGATGTCGCTATTATTGAATTTGACAGAGTAGAGCGCCATTCTGGAAATACAAAATTCAATTATACAAAACTGATCTGTCATGCTTTAGATGGCCTAACAAGCTTCAGTATAGTTCCACTGCGATTTTGGGGATTTCTTGGTTTTATTTTCTCCAGTATTGCTTTTATATATGGAGGGTATATTACACTGTATACCCTCATCACCGGTGGTGATACAGATGGTTTTGCTTCCATATTTGTTGCGATTGTATTTTTTGGTGGAGTTCAGTTGATCAGTATCGGTGTTCTAGGGGAATACATAGGTAGAATCTATATGGAGGCCAAATCTAGACCGATATACCTAATAAAAGAGAAGGCGATTAAGAAGAAATAA
- a CDS encoding DUF2927 domain-containing protein translates to MGGFDVVLKEEKHLLIRIPNLTQALLLAFPILTFPLLALLSFNAASTPLTWLDKTFVENAFYDVALRHEYAQGNKPLAKWKRPIKIWIDHRVGDEELHQELTELHIQHLAKVTQHPIKIVTRESDANVKWIYTRQSQWIAEAKTVLKLKSTQHLNSAICTAGYRTNSKGEIVYAGIVIPVDQARARGKLVACIVEEITQVLGLPNDSDKAYPSIFNDYTPEDLLSPLDVVLLKLLYEPELKVGMTETKAKPIVRKILKRYSETGILQQASKAAQQAPLYLLIGY, encoded by the coding sequence ATGGGAGGTTTCGATGTGGTTCTCAAGGAGGAGAAACACTTGTTGATACGAATTCCAAACCTCACACAAGCTCTCTTACTTGCATTCCCTATATTAACATTTCCGTTATTAGCACTACTTTCTTTCAACGCTGCCAGCACTCCACTCACTTGGCTTGATAAAACGTTTGTCGAAAACGCATTTTATGATGTCGCGTTACGCCATGAATACGCTCAAGGCAACAAACCGCTCGCCAAATGGAAACGTCCAATCAAAATATGGATCGACCACCGAGTTGGCGACGAAGAGCTTCATCAAGAACTCACCGAATTGCACATCCAGCACCTAGCGAAAGTCACGCAACATCCGATTAAAATCGTCACTAGAGAATCGGATGCAAACGTTAAATGGATATACACAAGGCAGAGTCAGTGGATAGCTGAAGCCAAAACTGTACTCAAACTGAAATCGACACAGCATCTAAACAGCGCCATCTGTACTGCAGGCTATCGAACTAATTCCAAAGGGGAGATTGTATATGCAGGGATTGTGATCCCAGTGGATCAAGCGAGAGCAAGAGGAAAGCTGGTCGCCTGTATTGTTGAAGAGATCACACAGGTGCTTGGGTTACCCAATGACTCAGACAAAGCCTACCCTTCTATATTCAATGACTACACGCCTGAAGACTTATTATCGCCACTAGATGTGGTACTACTAAAGCTGTTGTATGAACCAGAATTGAAGGTTGGAATGACCGAAACAAAAGCAAAGCCCATTGTCCGAAAAATACTGAAGAGATACAGCGAAACAGGCATTCTTCAACAAGCTTCTAAAGCAGCACAGCAGGCGCCTTTGTATCTACTGATTGGATACTAA
- a CDS encoding DUF2750 domain-containing protein, which yields MTTQLDDKKIAEINKYTGEQRLKYCVKEIVANREVWILTDEHGCVMLNTEDEDCVPVWPNQEFAESWATGDWSECKAESISLNKWHSRWTNGLEDDELAVVVFPNEQEEGVILFPDEFDFELKKQAAKR from the coding sequence ATGACTACACAGCTAGACGATAAAAAAATCGCTGAAATTAATAAGTATACGGGTGAGCAACGCCTGAAATACTGTGTGAAAGAAATCGTAGCAAACCGTGAAGTATGGATCTTAACCGATGAGCACGGTTGTGTGATGTTGAACACCGAAGACGAAGATTGTGTTCCAGTATGGCCAAACCAAGAGTTCGCAGAATCGTGGGCAACGGGTGATTGGTCTGAGTGTAAAGCTGAGTCTATCTCTTTGAACAAGTGGCACAGTCGTTGGACTAACGGTCTAGAAGACGATGAACTTGCCGTTGTGGTATTCCCGAACGAGCAAGAAGAAGGGGTTATCTTGTTCCCTGACGAATTCGATTTTGAACTGAAGAAGCAAGCTGCTAAGCGCTAA